Proteins co-encoded in one Cercospora beticola chromosome 7, complete sequence genomic window:
- a CDS encoding uncharacterized protein (MEROPS:MER0004231), with translation MLFSIWALSVLPEVFATTPTLTGFEKNVQWQPCFDEKIPLFCANLSLPVDWNKPDGEHFDLFISKIAAKKQDAKIGNLFFNPGGPGDGPGKKLQQSDKAPYSYNNWDHNPLTDHFDFIAIDPRGTGNSRPVLCDPEVWRKETRFFPQTEDEFNRLKSQLEAMGQSCYNQTGDWLRYVDTASSAKDIEAVRIALGGEPMSFLGTSYGTQLGAQYAELFPGNIRAMVLDGVLDHSELDPFDSWVQESAGYEMVAEGFFEWCEGAGRSCVLSGVDNLPAWFDNLIDRLNEQPIEFLSPEPCNGSSIDCGNRVHGDKVTEQLANLIAFPNVGPTWQETAFHLTMLESRGTPGRFQESPRREGNSSESYSFVAIICADAISEQTKPDYATISKRVEYARSSFPHTRGNTGSWVRLTFCPFWPVPSNNPPHEITAFKDGSSKLTTPILIVNAYQDPLTRYDAAVNVQRQFGDANAVLLSRDGFGHLSEPFPGAVSDAIYDYLIDLKVPAPGTVLKNLGL, from the coding sequence ATGTTGTTCTCGATATGGGCACTGAGTGTGCTGCCTGAAGTCTTTGCCACCACACCAACTCTGACAGGCTTTGAAAAAAACGTGCAATGGCAGCCCTGTTTCGACGAGAAGATACCTCTATTCTGTGCCAACCTGTCCCTCCCGGTGGATTGGAACAAGCCTGATGGCGAGCACTTTGATCTATTCATCAGCAAGATAGCTGCCAAAAAGCAGGATGCCAAAATTGGAAACCTCTTTTTCAATCCTGGAGGCCCAGGTGACGGCCCAGGCAAAAAATTGCAGCAGTCTGACAAAGCACCGTACAGCTACAATAACTGGGACCACAACCCCCTCACAGACCATTTCGATTTCATTGCGATCGATCCACGAGGGACTGGAAACTCCCGTCCCGTTCTTTGTGACCCGGAAGTGTGGCGAAAGGAGACCAGATTCTTCCCTCAAACGGAAGATGAGTTTAATCGCCTCAAATCTCAGCTGGAAGCGATGGGCCAGAGCTGCTATAACCAAACGGGCGACTGGTTGCGATACGTCGATACGGCAAGCAGCGCAAAGGATATCGAGGCGGTTCGTATCGCTCTTGGTGGCGAGCCTATGAGTTTCTTGGGCACGTCTTATGGTACACAGCTGGGTGCACAATATGCGGAGCTATTCCCTGGAAATATCCGTGCCATGGTACTGGACGGCGTTCTCGATCACTCAGAGCTGGACCCATTTGATAGTTGGGTGCAAGAAAGTGCAGGCTATGAGATGGTTGCAGAAGGATTTTTTGAATGGTGCGAAGGGGCCGGACGCAGCTGTGTGTTGAGCGGTGTGGACAACCTGCCGGCATGGTTCGACAATCTCATCGATCGCCTTAACGAGCAGCCGATCGAATTCCTTTCTCCCGAGCCATGCAATGGCAGTTCGATTGATTGCGGCAACAGAGTTCATGGTGACAAGGTCACGGAACAACTAGCCAACTTGATTGCCTTCCCAAACGTTGGTCCTACTTGGCAGGAAACTGCATTCCATCTGACTATGCTCGAATCTCGAGGTACGCCAGGCAGGTTCCAAGAATCTCCAAGGCGCGAAGGAAACTCGTCGGAATCGTACTCGTTCGTTGCGATCATCTGTGCCGATGCAATCTCGGAACAGACAAAACCCGATTATGCCACAATCAGTAAGAGAGTGGAATACGCAAGATCGTCCTTCCCACATACACGAGGTAACACCGGCTCGTGGGTACGTCTCACCTTCTGCCCTTTCTGGCCCGTACCATCCAACAACCCACCGCATGAGATCACGGCTTTCAAAGATGGCAGCTCGAAGCTCACTACCCCCATTTTGATTGTGAATGCATACCAGGACCCTCTGACGCGCTACGACGCAGCCGTAAACGTACAGCGTCAATTCGGTGACGCGAACGCGGTTTTGTTGAGCAGGGACGGGTTTGGACATCTGAGCGAACCATTCCCAGGAGCAGTGAGCGATGCAATATATGACTATCTCATCGACCTCAAAGTCCCGGCCCCTGGTACCGTCTTGAAAAATCTTGGCTTGTAA
- a CDS encoding uncharacterized protein (BUSCO:EOG092641G3): MADTERPRTPPRKAPVASAHSPITPEQVRRMEESRLRAKALRTQQEAQKKTTTRPSAPTSLAGQKRTHAAITRDIPATSRDARINVPNSNNGLSAAPDDGIRAARKFQKYVEYDFSKMTDTKGGFMTADDDPYNKALHAPDPDGKPANMTLREWEQKQVQRKLQMTKAGPYEPGLSALDAQNAKKCRECGSLEIDWNWDEMLNTQICHTCKDKYPEKYSLLTKTEAKEDYLLTDPELKDESLLPHIKKPNPHKSTWNDMMLYLRYQVEQYAFSEKKWGSAEGLDAEYERRTKETKDRKEKKFRNKLNELKKRTRVEAYKKARSGGGGEFGDTIGNGQHEHEWGRSVEDPETGMTKKACVECGMEVEELEF, from the coding sequence ATGGCCGACACCGAGCGACCACGAACACCGCCGCGGAAGGCTCCTGTGGCCTCGGCTCACTCTCCCATAACTCCAGAGCAAGTTCGTCGTATGGAAGAGTCTCGATTACGAGCCAAAGCACTTCGAACACAGCAGGAAGCACAGAAGAAGACAACGACCCGGCCTTCAGCTCCCACATCTCTTGCAGGACAGAAACGGACACACGCTGCGATCACACGAGACATACCAGCGACCTCTCGCGACGCACGAATTAATGTACCGAACAGCAACAACGGCCTCTCCGCTGCACCAGACGATGGCATCCGAGCTGCTAGGAAGTTTCAAAAATACGTCGAATACGACTTCAGCAAGATGACAGACACAAAAGGTGGTTTCATGACGGCCGACGATGATCCATACAACAAAGCATTGCATGCACCTGATCCAGACGGCAAGCCCGCGAATATGACATTGCGAGAATGGGAGCAGAAACAAGTGCAGCGTAAGCTGCAGATGACAAAAGCCGGACCCTACGAACCTGGTCTGTCAGCTCTTGACGCCCAAAACGCAAAGAAATGCAGAGAATGCGGCAGTCTCGAGATCGATTGGAACTGGGACGAAATGCTCAACACACAAATCTGCCACACATGCAAAGACAAATATCCTGAGAAATACAGTCTCTTGACGAAAACAGAGGCGAAGGAAGATTACCTCCTCACGGACCCAGAATTGAAAGATGAGAGCTTATTACCGCACATCAAGAAACCCAACCCGCACAAAAGTACATGGAACGACATGATGCTGTACCTCCGATATCAGGTCGAACAATACGCCTTCTCGGAGAAGAAGTGGGGTAGTGCGGAGGGGTTGGACGCAGAGTATGAAAGGAGGACGAAAGAGACGAAGGAtcgcaaggagaagaagttcaGGAATAAATTGAATGAGCTCAAGAAGAGAACACGAGTCGAAGCGTACAAGAAAGCGAGaagtggtggcggaggagaatTTGGTGATACGATAGGGAATGGACAGCATGAGCATGAATGGGGGCGAAGTGTCGAAGATCCCGAAACGGGCATGACGAAGAAAGCTTGTGTTGAATGTGGAATGGAGGTTGAAGAATTGGAGTTTTGA